A genome region from Flavobacterium sp. includes the following:
- the cdd gene encoding cytidine deaminase → MKEISITSSFTIYDSINELSKDIQDLMNQAVQIRKKAYAPYSQFRVGAALLLDNGQVILGSNQENAAYPSGLCAERTAIFYAGSAYPEAKILKMAITAASDTNQTKAPIPPCGSCRQSIAEYEIKQDTPIEIYFMGEIGEVYKSASLKNLLPFMFDKKFL, encoded by the coding sequence ATGAAAGAAATAAGCATTACATCGTCATTTACCATTTACGACAGCATCAATGAACTTTCAAAAGATATTCAGGATTTAATGAATCAGGCTGTTCAAATTCGTAAAAAAGCCTATGCGCCCTATTCACAATTTAGAGTTGGTGCCGCACTTCTTCTTGATAACGGACAGGTAATTCTAGGTTCAAATCAGGAAAACGCTGCTTATCCGTCGGGATTATGCGCAGAAAGAACGGCGATTTTTTATGCAGGAAGTGCTTATCCTGAAGCAAAAATTTTAAAAATGGCTATCACAGCAGCTTCAGACACGAATCAAACCAAAGCACCTATTCCGCCGTGTGGTTCTTGCCGTCAGTCAATTGCAGAATATGAAATAAAGCAGGATACCCCTATCGAAATTTATTTTATGGGAGAAATTGGCGAAGTTTACAAATCAGCATCCCTAAAAAATTTACTCCCTTTTATGTTTGATAAAAAGTTCTTGTAA
- the porV gene encoding type IX secretion system outer membrane channel protein PorV → MRKISLLLICLLVISFAKAQNIERPITTGVPFLLVAADARAAGLADQGVATSSDVFSQQWNPAKYAFAEDAQGLSISYTPYLTDLANDISLGQLTYYNKINEKSAFGASFRYFGFGGIELRETGDPNEATREVSPNEFALDGSYSLKLSETFSMAVAGRYIRSNLKIPSGEVDASAASSFAVDVAGFYQSEEIAYQDFNGRWRAGFNIQNLGPKISYDNDDLSSNFLPANLRLGGGFDFIFDDYNKLGVSVEFTKLLVPTPPGPGTPVDANGDGDFTDPEDISQSEADAISYNKYKDTGWVEGIFKSFGDAPDGFSEELKEITYSAAAEYMYQDSFAMRLGYYHESPMKGAKQFFSLGAGFKYNIMRIDVSYLFSASKVKNPLENTLRFSLTFNFGDKYETY, encoded by the coding sequence ATGAGAAAAATATCACTTTTACTAATTTGTTTATTAGTCATTTCCTTCGCAAAAGCCCAAAATATTGAGCGCCCTATTACAACAGGAGTTCCTTTCTTACTAGTAGCAGCTGATGCGAGAGCTGCAGGTTTAGCAGATCAAGGCGTTGCCACATCATCAGATGTTTTTTCTCAACAATGGAATCCGGCAAAATATGCCTTTGCAGAAGACGCACAAGGGCTTTCTATCAGCTACACACCTTATTTAACCGATCTTGCGAATGATATTTCACTTGGTCAGCTAACGTATTACAACAAAATCAATGAAAAAAGTGCTTTTGGAGCAAGTTTCCGCTATTTTGGTTTTGGAGGAATCGAATTAAGAGAAACAGGCGACCCTAACGAAGCAACCAGAGAAGTAAGTCCAAACGAATTTGCTCTAGACGGATCTTACTCACTAAAATTAAGTGAAACATTCTCGATGGCTGTTGCGGGGAGATATATTAGGTCTAACCTGAAAATTCCTTCTGGAGAAGTAGATGCTTCTGCAGCAAGTTCTTTTGCTGTTGACGTGGCTGGTTTCTATCAATCAGAAGAAATCGCTTACCAGGATTTCAACGGAAGATGGAGAGCTGGTTTCAATATTCAAAACTTAGGACCAAAAATCAGTTATGATAATGACGATTTAAGCTCAAACTTTTTACCGGCTAATTTAAGACTAGGTGGTGGCTTTGATTTTATATTTGATGACTATAACAAACTTGGGGTAAGTGTAGAGTTTACAAAACTTTTAGTTCCAACTCCTCCGGGACCCGGAACTCCGGTTGACGCAAACGGAGACGGCGATTTTACAGATCCGGAAGATATTTCACAATCAGAAGCAGACGCAATTAGCTATAATAAATATAAAGACACGGGCTGGGTAGAAGGAATTTTTAAATCATTTGGAGATGCACCTGATGGTTTCAGTGAAGAATTAAAAGAAATAACGTATAGTGCCGCTGCTGAATATATGTATCAGGACTCTTTCGCAATGCGTTTAGGATATTACCACGAAAGCCCAATGAAAGGAGCTAAACAGTTTTTCTCTTTAGGAGCAGGTTTTAAATACAATATCATGAGAATTGATGTTTCGTATTTATTTTCAGCATCAAAAGTTAAAAATCCTTTAGAAAATACACTTCGTTTCTCTTTAACCTTTAACTTTGGCGACAAATACGAAACGTACTAA